The DNA region GTATCAATAGCATCAAACTTCCCTTCAAGAAGCGCCCTTTGAGCTTTTTCCCATTCCATAGGAAAAAGTTCCACCTTTATTCCCATTCTTTCACTCCATATTTTCCAAAAATCCACTGATATTCCTATCAAATTTCCCTTTTCATCTATGAAAGTGAAGGGGGGATAATCTTTATCAATAATAATCTTTAAGGAATTTTGAGCATTAACCTGTAGATTTATAAGAAGAAATATTAAGATTGATAACAGTATATTTCTAAACTTCATAATCATACCTTAATACCTCTTTAAATTAATTATATCAAGATTTATGCTATACTATACCAAAAAGAAAAAGGATTTTGCAAAAAATGGGACTTATAATTTTAGCTCTCGCTCCTGGGATCTCTATAGCGTGGTATGTATATAATAAAGATAAATGGAACAAAGAACCATCAAAATTGATTCTTTGGTCCTTCATCCTTGGAGTAATTATTTCCTTTCCTGCTGCTATTTTTGAGCTCATTATGGAATCTATCATTCCTTTTAATTTTAATAGTGATTTTGTTTCACTCTTTCTTTATTCCCTTTTAGGCATTGCCATTATAGAGGAAGGAACAAAGTATTATGTGATATATAAGTATATATATCCAAAAGAGGAATTTGATGAGCCCTTTGATGGCATAGTATACTCAGTAATGGTAGGAATGGGTTTTGCTACTATTGAGAACTTCTTTTATGTAATTTCGGGAGGATATTTTGTAGGAATTACAAGAGCCTTTCTTGCGGTACCTGCTCACTTTGTTTTTTCCTTATTTATGGGATATTCTTTTGGACTCGCTAAGTTTGGAGCAAATCCTGAAAAGCATCTACTCCAAGCTCTTTATTATCCTGTATTTTGGCATGCCTTATATGATTTTTTAATTATTACTCAAAAATGGTACTTATCAATTCTTATATTGCCCATAGTCTATGGGGTAGGAAGGTGGATATGGAAAAAAGGCCAAAAGCTTATTATCTTTAAATCGGAGGAAGAACATGCTTAAAGCAATTCTTTTTGATCTTGATGGCACCCTTCTTATGAACAATTTTGATTTATTTATGAAGAATTATTTTTCCCTTCTAATGGAAGAATTCAAAAAGATAGGAGATGAGAAAGATCTTTTTAAAAATCTAAATTTTGCCATTGAAAAGATGCTCGCAAATAAGGGACCAAAAACCAACTATGATGTATTCTGGGAAGAGTTTACAAAGCTTACAGGAAAAGATAGAAAATACATGGAAGATTTCTTTATGGATTTTTACTCAAAAAAATTTCCTCTTTTAAAAGAACTCTCCCAAGCAAGAGCAAATTCCTATGCTAAAGAGGTCGTTGAGAAATCCTTTGAATTAGGATTAAAAGTAGTGATTGCTACTAATGCGGTATTTCCCCTTATAGCCATAAAAGAAAGACTTAAATGGGCTAATCTTATTAACTATCCCTATGATTTGATAACTTCCATGGAGGTAATGCACTCCTGTAAACCGAACTTAGAATATTATAAAGAGATCTTAGAAAGGATAAATGTAACTCCAGAGAAAACTCTCATGGTAGGAAATGATATAAAAGAGGACCTTTCAGCCTCCAAATTAGGAATCTTAACCTTTTTATACACCCCTCACAATAATCTCATCTTAAATCTTGATCATAAGCCTGATTTTATGGGAGATCTTAAAGATCTTTTTAAGCTCCTTCCTCTACTATCTAAATAAAGTAAGGTGTTATAATATAGTATCCTTGAGGTTTTGGGAGGTGCAAAAATGATAAGTAAGATCCTAATAATTCTTTTTGGACTTGCTTCCATAATTCTTGGAATTTGGGGCCTAATAATCTGGTGGTCTTATTTTGTTAAGGCTCTCATGGCAGTAGTTCCAATATTTCTTTTATTCTTAGGGATAATATTAATCATTTTTGGATATTCAGAGTTAAAAGATCAACTCTCTAAAAAAGAATAAAAATTTAATGGGAGGGGAAAACCCCTCCCATGATTTTTAATATCCTAAGCTTTTATCTACCACATTCAGCATTCTACTAACCTCAGGATAATTTTTTAAATTATGAATAAATATCTCTACAAGCCTATCATCGTAATAAGGGGTCATTCCTGCTATATGAGGAGTTATAATTACATTCTCAAGATTCCATAATGGACTTTCTTCTGGTAAAGGTTCTTCATAAAACACATCAAGAAGAGCACACTGAATCTGCCCATTTTCTAATGCCTTTACAAGAGCATCTTCTTTTACTGTCTTCCCTCTTCCTACATTAATAAAGATG from Dictyoglomus turgidum DSM 6724 includes:
- a CDS encoding PrsW family intramembrane metalloprotease, translated to MGLIILALAPGISIAWYVYNKDKWNKEPSKLILWSFILGVIISFPAAIFELIMESIIPFNFNSDFVSLFLYSLLGIAIIEEGTKYYVIYKYIYPKEEFDEPFDGIVYSVMVGMGFATIENFFYVISGGYFVGITRAFLAVPAHFVFSLFMGYSFGLAKFGANPEKHLLQALYYPVFWHALYDFLIITQKWYLSILILPIVYGVGRWIWKKGQKLIIFKSEEEHA
- a CDS encoding HAD family hydrolase, coding for MLKAILFDLDGTLLMNNFDLFMKNYFSLLMEEFKKIGDEKDLFKNLNFAIEKMLANKGPKTNYDVFWEEFTKLTGKDRKYMEDFFMDFYSKKFPLLKELSQARANSYAKEVVEKSFELGLKVVIATNAVFPLIAIKERLKWANLINYPYDLITSMEVMHSCKPNLEYYKEILERINVTPEKTLMVGNDIKEDLSASKLGILTFLYTPHNNLILNLDHKPDFMGDLKDLFKLLPLLSK